DNA from candidate division KSB1 bacterium:
TGAATTCTGAAATCACAATTCCCCTTGAAGAGCTCGCGTGTGCAAACTTTCCATCGCCGACATAGATGCCGACGTGTGAAACACCGTAATTCTCAATGTTCTCAAAAAACACCAGATCGCCAAATCCCAATCTTTCGGATTCAATAGAACGGCCTAACTTAAACATCGACCTTGCCCGGTGCGGAAGTTTTAGATCAACCGCATCTCGATAAACCGCGCTGACAAATCCGGAGCAATCCATGCCGCTTATAGTTGTACCACCAAATCGATACGGCACTCCTAGATAAGATTTGATTGCTACGATTAACCCTCTTTCAAAAGAAGATGAATACTCCCCATTCTTGCGTAAAGTGTAGTTACGTTCCCGAGGCGCTTCGATCTCTGAGGCACCATGCTCTTTAAACTTTGGATTCGGTTTTAAGCCAAGACAGTTCATTGAGGCTGTAATTAAGAATGTGAATGAAATCAAGTTGAAAAATGGTCTCATGATATTAACTGAGGTAAGGTTAAAGAACCGTTTGGAATCACAAAGCATTTAAAATTATCAGAAAGCAGTTTCCCGGCGATCTTCCAGCCTTCATCCAAATCAGCTGCCGGCAGCATCGCCAATTTGACAACCAGATTTTCAGGCAAAGTTGAAACAAGTACAATTTTTACGGCCCGGGTTTTCATTTTTAAGGATAAGGCCGTGGTTGCATTTAAGGTGAAATTGTTAGCCAGCGCTCCTCTAAAAGAAGATTCGTCAGGATAGTTAAACCAATCCAGAAACGTGTCCGAGCCGACGCCCTGCTCGCATTCGGCTAAAACCAAAATGACGCCGCCCTCTTTTACAGCCTGAAAAGCATTTTGAATGGACTTGTGTGCCTGGATAAAATTAATATCTTTCGGAAACCCGCCGCAGCTCACTACCACAAGCTCGGCTTTTTCATGGATAGGAATTTTGTAATGTGCGTCTACGATCTCGCAAGCTTCTTTGTGGGCTCTGACCAAATCGCCGCATACGACCTTAGCAATTTCGCCTTGCTCGTTCAAAATAGTCTCAAATAAAAAATCAACCTTCACAAAGCGCATAGAGTCTTCAATGTCTTCCTGAACCGGGTTTCCTTCTAAAACTCCCGCCCGGCATCTTGGGTGCATCGTCCCGTTCTCGGAATCAATAGTCAAGGCGTGATTCTTAGTTATGGTTTCGTATCCTGCGCAACCCGGATTGATCATTTTCGGGCCGCCACCATAACCTGCGAAATAATGGTGTAAAGCAGCGCCGGCTACCATAACAAAGTCTGCTGCCAAAACTTGGCGGTTGATAAAAATTGGTGTCTCAAATTTGGTAGTTCCTAAGAAAGTAAGTTCATTGGAGTTCTTGCTGTCGTGTTCAACAATCTCAATTCTATCGAGTATCTTCGGACCGACTATCTTTTCAATTTCCTCAGTCGTATGAGAAGTGTGAGAACCGTTCGCTAACATAATTTTAATATCCGAATCAGTGACGCCAGAGCGATTTAATCTTTCAATTAGAACCGGCAAAAACACCTGCGCACCGCAATTTCTGGTTTTATCCGGGACAAGTATTAGCGTCTTATGATTTGCCCGAAAAATTTGAGCAAACGGTTTGGAATGAGTTGGGTTATTCAGGCTCCGAGAAATTAAATCCTCAGGAGATTGATTCGAGACAAAATCTTTAGGTTTAAGAACCTCCAAAAAATGCTTTGAAGCAAGGTCGAATTTCAACTTTTCATGGCCGAAGGCCAGAGTAATTTCAGCCAAACGAAACATCTCCATAGAAATATATTTTTTAAATTAAAAATTTAAATGCCAAAGTCAATTTTTGGGTTCCTCGTGCAAACCTAAAACAATGTTTCATTGCAGCACATAAAGCGCATTAAAATCTCATAAATTTTAGTCATTTCCAGAGCTTCTTTAAAACCTAAAAAACAAATAGATAGGAGCTTTTCTAAAATCTAATCTTGAATGGCACGGTATTAGCCAAGAAAAGGAGTCCACACAAACATCATTTGACTTCACACCAAACGGCAAGGGGCTGAATTTGAAAAAAATCGTATTAGTAGGCACTGACAAAGAAGAATCCCCCGTTTTAAAATACCTTCACAACTCATCGAAATTCAAAGTTAAAAAAGCCAGGACCCTAAAAAAAGCCGCGAAAATTATCGCAAGCTTAAATCCGGATTTTGTGCTTTGCGCCGGGAAAATCAACATAGATGAAGAAGGCAACTATGTTTTGGAGATAGACTAAGTCTCAAAACCGCTTGACCCTTTCCTGAATTTTCAATATCTTCCCGCATCAAAAACGGAAACAATTGATGCCGGAATTACTCCAGATACTCGCTCTCATTTCGATTGCTTTTTATCTTTCAACGCTCATTTTTTTAATGACGGGTTTCCTCCGTATTAAAAATACGCAAGCGGAATTCCAGCCAAAGGTCTCGGTGGTGGTTGCCGCCAGAAATGAGGAACGGAATTTAAGAAACTGTCTGAATTCTCTGCTGGCGCAGACTTATCCAAAAGAGCTGACTCAGTTAGTGGTGGTCGATGACCGCTCTACAGATGACACCCCCAATATTTTGAAGCAATTCAATTCTCAGCATAATGTTCTCGGGATAAGAATATCAGAAGCCCAAAACGGCATTAGCCCTAAGAAGCTTGCGCTGAGACAGGGCATTGCCAGCGCAAACGGCAAACTCATTTTTACGACCGACGCCGATTGCAGCCCGCCACCGGATTGGCTTTCGCAAACCGTTCAGCTTTTTAAAGATGATGTAGGCTTGGTTATCGGACCTGCTCCATTTATTGAAGAAAGCAATTCCTGGAGTCGTCTCCTTTGTCTCGACAATTTCGCCACAGCATTTGTTGCTGCAGGTGCAGCAGGTTGGAATATTGGAGTGACTTGCACTGGCAGAAATCTCGCCTACCGTAAATCTGTCTTCAAACAGGTCAATGGATTTCAGAAAATAGGTCACAGCCTATCGGGCGACGACGATCTTTTCCTACAAACCGTGAAAAAACAAACAGATTGGAAAATAAATTATTCGTTGAGCCCAAACACTTCAGTAACCAGTTCTGCAGCCAAAAGTCTTTCAGAATACATCCTACAACGACGGCGGCATGTGTCCGCAAGCAAGTATTATTCAAAGCCAATTCAGACATCTTATCTTCTTTTCAACTTCGCAAATTTAGTTCTATTTGGATTTTTTGCTCTCTCTTTATTCTTTCAAAAATACTTATTTTTAGCAGCTTTTATCTTCGGGACAAAATTTATAGTCGATTTTCTGAGCCTCTATCTGATCACAAAGAAATTTGACAGCCGACATCTCTTGTACTTGTTCCCTCTGTGGGAAATTTTCTTTTTGCTTAATCAAGCTGTTATTTCACCTTTAGGATTAGTTGGCAAAGTAAGGTGGAAAGAATGAGCGCACTCATTCAAACCCTGCCGCCGGAAAACCATCCGAATTACCGCCTCTGGTCGAATTATGCGGAATTCGCCAAAGACCGCGGACGATTAGTCTGTGATATTTTAGAATCGTTCCAGCCACTGAATGGGCTTAAAATACTGGACATTGGCTGTGGCGAGGGCGGGTCTTCTTTGGCTGTTGCCGAAAGAGGCGCACAAATCACGGCAATTGATTTTGACCCGAGACGAGTCTCGAAATTTAGGCAGAAAGTTTTTACGGCAGGTATTGACCTGTCAATTGAAGTGGGCAATGCTCAAAATCTAAACTTTCCAAATGAAGCTTTTGACTGCATTTTGCTGCAAGATGTTCTGGAACATCTGCCCTATCCGGAGAAAGCTGTTCAAGAGATAAACAGGGTTTTAAAAAGAAACGGTTTGGTTTACATATCAACGCCCAACCGCTGGTCACCGCTTAATTTCATTTCCGACCCCCATTGGAATCTGCCGATTGTCTCCGTTTTGCCGAGAAAGGGTGCGACTTATTTTATAACCAAAATCATTCAACGCGAAAAGTTTCCGAGAGAAGACTTTGCAGCCTTGCTTTCGATCTTTAAAATCCGCCGTTTATTTAAAGATGCAAATTTTACATTAACCTTTGTGAATAAAAGAGTGGCAGGTGAACTCTTTACTAATCCGCAAGCTGTGGTGAACAGCGAACTGCATTTAAAAGTTGTCAAATTGCTGAAAAAACTAAAATTGCAAAAATTGATTTTGTCCACAGTAAATGATAAATTTGGCTTTTTTAATGCTCTCTTTAATCCGACGTGGTATTTGGTTGCCAGAAAAATAGACAGGATTGACACGATTTGCAGGATAAAGTTTAAAAATCCAAACAAATATTCACCGTGTTTTATCTTGTCAAACCTGTCAAAATCATGAAAGAGATCCCATTAAAATTTTTAATTAACACAATTACCTTGAAACGGCTTTGGAACGCAGGGTTAGCGATCACGTCCTATTTTCTTTCGAGTGTTTTAAAAAGGAATTTCGTTTGGGGACGGCCGTTTATTCTCACTGTCGAGCCGACAAATATTTGCAACCTGAAGTGCCCGTTGTGCGTCACCGGAAATGGTAAAATGTCCCGCAAAGCCGGTTTGCTGGATTTTGAGACATTTAAGAAAATCATTGATGAGTCCGGATGTTATCTTTTCTATTTATTGCTCTACCAGCAGGGAGAACCTTATATAAACAAGGATTTCTTAAGGTTCGTTGAGTACGCCAAAAATAAGCGGATCTTCGTGACGACCAGCACAAACGCGCACTACCTTGATCCGGAAACCGCTCAGCGCACGGTTACCTCCGGGCTTGATTCAATCATTGTCTCGATTGACGGCTCCGACCAGGAAAGTTACGAAACCTACCGGGTGGACGGAAACTTAGAAAAAGTTAAAAAGGGCGTTCAAAATCTCGTGCGGGAAAAAATTAAGCAGAACAGCAAAACGCCGCTTATCTACATCCAATTCATTGTCATGCGCCACAACGAGCACCAAATCGGCGAGATGGAAAAGTTAACAAAAGACTTAGGCGCCGACAAATTGCTCATAAAAACCGTCCAGGTTGAGACTCTAAAAGAAGCCAAAGAATGGCTGCCCGGTGAAAAAGATCTCAGAAGATACCAACTTGAAGGAGATTTACTGAAACCAAAACGAGTTGGAGCAGGGCCGTGTCCGCGTCCCTGGACGAGTAGTCTCGTCAACTGGGACGGCTCGGTGGTGCCCTGCTGCTTTGATAAAAACGCGCATCACAAGTTCGGTTCAGTTCAAGTGGAAAACGAATTTGATAAAATCTGGCGTTCAAAAAAATATGGGAATTTCAGAACAAAAATGCTCACAGATCGGAGCTCCCTCGATATCTGCTCCAACTGCTCGCAAGGACTCAGGCTTTATCTTTAAATCACGGCTGATCTTTTGGGCAAAAATTGCAGTCGCAATCTTGACGCTTGCATTTTTAATAAACAGCGTCAAACCAGGAACCTTAATCAATGTCTTCGACACGGCAAAGTGGAGTTACCTTGGAGTGGCCTTTATAATAATCGTCCCCAACATTTTGGTTCAAGTTTGGAAGTGGCTTTACATTTTGAAATTGGCAAATTCGTCTGTTTCCTTCACCACTGCATTCAAATCTTTGCTTGTCGGCTACCCCCTTGGATTTGTGACGCCGGGAAGGTTAGGTGAAATCGGCCGGGCTTTATACGTGAAAGAAATCAGTCAAAACAAAACATTTAGATTATTTATTTTGGATAAGTTGACCAACCTCGTAGTGACTCTTTTATTCGGTGCGGTTGGAATTCTAATTTTGTTTCAGACGCAGTTAACGCCAGTCTTCAAAGTAATGATTTGGGTAATTCCCTGCCTGATAACCGGACTGCTTTTGTATTCAATTTGTTTTACCTCCCCGGTGATTTTGATTGGCCGATTGACGAAAATGCATCATTACTGCAGAAAGAACCACCTCATTTTGTTAGCATTTTCGATTTTATTTTATTTTATTTTCCTAGTCCAATATCTATTACTCGCGCTTAATTTTGGTACGATCAGTATATTTACGGCTTCCGAGGCTGCAGCTTCGGTCTTCCTCGCAAAAACAATCCTGCCAATTTCTTTCAGTGATCTTGGAATCAGGGAGGGAGCCGCTGTCTACTTCTTTGGAAAAATCGGTGTCAGCGCAGCAGCCGCGTTGAATGCTTCGCTGCTTCTTTTTTTATTTAATGTCGCCATTCCAGCGATTGCCGGACTGCCGATTCTGCTAAAAACGAAACGCAGTTTATGAGCCTGCTTCCGAAAATCATCCGGAGCATGCCGGATGAAAATATCTATCTCACTTTTGACGACGGTCCTGATGAAAATATCACGCCGCGACTTTTAGAACTACTAAGCAAACATAAAATCAAAGCGACGTTTTTTATGGTTGGCCAAAAAGCTGAACGATATCCTGAGATTGTTTTGCAAATTCACAAAAATGGTCATGCAATTGGAAATCACTCTTATACGCATCCACATTTGATTTTCAAATCGAAAGAGAGCATCGAAGAAGAAATTAAACGGACCGACGAAGCAGTTTTTGAAATTACCGGAAAGCGTCCAACACTCTTCAGACCGCCGCACGGACAATTTGGGTTCGCTGTGCTTAGCATTTTAAAATCCACAAACCATAGAATGGTTCTTTGGAGCGCTTCTTCGCAAGATTACAAAGTGAAGACATCGACAGAGAAAATTCAAGCGCGAATGAAAAAATATGTTCGACCGGGAAAAATTGTTTTAATGCACGATGGACATTTGCAGAGTCACCACATGTTGGAAGCTTTAAAAAACAGTTTAGACAGATTCAAAGAAAAAAATTTGAAATTTTCAGCTCTCTTGAATTAAAAAAGACACGCAGGCAGCCAGACACAAAAAAAGAAATTATGCTTTTCTATTCCATACTGCTCATTTTCTTAACCTTCCTCTACGCGGTTGCCTTACTTAAATTACAAGGAGGATTTAAGAATTTAAAAGCTGGTCAAAATAAAACACAACCCAACGTTTCTGTTGTGATTGCAGCAAGAAATGAAGCAGACACCATTGGTCGCTGCCTGCATGCGGTACTAAATCAAACCTATCCGAAAGACAAGGTGGAGATTATTGTTATCGATGATCGATCCGAAGATGGAACCTTCGAGGTCATACAAAAATTAGCAGGGACGAACTGTCAAATCAAGTTGCTTCAAATTAAAGACCGGTCGGCTCATTTAGCTCCCAAAAAACGCGCAATCGATTTAGGGATTCAAAATGCTTCGGGAGAAATAATCGTAACAACAGATGCTGATTGCCAACCGGGTCCCGATTGGATTTCGAAGCTTATCAAACATTTTGAACCCAATGTCGGCATGGTAGCAGGATTCAACCCATACAAGACCGAGAACCGTTCGCTGTTTTACCAGATGCTGTCCCTGGATTATTTTGCCATGGCGAGTGTGTCGGCAGCCAGCGCCGGCCTGAATTATCCTCTTAGCTGTACTGGTGGCAATCTTGCTTATCGGAAAAGGGTTTATCTAGAAACCGGTGGATTTACAAAGTTTAGCAACTGGGTTTCCGGAGATGATGATTTTTTCCTTGAACAAATCAGAGAAAACAGTAACTGGGAAATCTGTTATGCCACAAATCCAAAAACGTCCGTGCCGACAGCCCCTCCGGAAACTTTTAAGGATTTCGTTCAGCAACGCATTCGTTACGCATCAAAATGCGGGCACTATTCACCAAAAGTGACGCTCGGCTTGGTCGGGATTTATTTGATGAACCTGCTAATTTTAATAGGGCCGATTCTCTCCATTGTTAAACCACAAATATTGCTTGTTTGGTTAACCGGGTGGGCTTTTAAAACATTATCGGAGTTTATTTTTTTGAAACGTGGAGAAAAAGAATTTCAAATGCACTTTAAATCAAATTTGTTCCTATTTACTGTTGTCTTACATCCGTTTTATATTGTGCTTGCAGGTTTGTTGGGGCAGTTTTCAACTTTCCATTGGAAGGGTGACCAGTACTCGGGCAAAATGCCCAAGTCGGGGTTAATTGAAGAAACCATTTAAAAAACAAACTAAGATTTCATAATTGTGCAGATCATTCTCTTACTAATTTTTTTAAGTGTTCTCACATACGCACTCCAAAGTGTCCTCATTTATATCGGCACTCGCCGATTAAATTATCCTAAAACAAACCACTTTCCCAAAATTTCAATTCTAGTCGCTTTGCGGGATGAAGAGCAAACTCTCGAAGCTTGCGTTGAAAGTCTTCTCCAATTAGACTACCCCAAAAAGTCATTGCGGATCCTTCTCATTAATGATCGCTCAAGCGACCGAACATCAGAGTTGGTTGAAAAAATAAAAAGCAAATCAGATGTTATTGAGACACTTCATATAAAAACAGGCATTCCCGGGCTTTCCGGTAAAGCAAACGCAATCGCACAAGGCATGGAGAATTGCTCAGGCGAACTTATTCTGGTCACAGACGGCGATTGCCGTGTTCCAGCGAACTGGGCGAAAACACACGCTGCTTATTATCAAAAAGATGTCGGATTGGTCGGCGGGTTTACTTTATTAGATAAGAAAAATGACCCATCCTATCTATTTGGAAAAATCCAATCGTTGGACTGGGCTTACTTGCTTTCGGTCGGCAGCGGTTTTATGGGTTTTGGCATTCCACTAAGTGTGCTTGGTAACAACTTCTCTTTTCGACGTCAGGCTTATGAAGAAGTCGGCGGCTATCGCAATATGGGCTTCACGATTATCGAAGATTTTGCTCTGATGAAAACCTTGGTTAAAAAAACTTTATGGAAAGTCCTTTACCCTATCGATTCGAAAATGCTTGTTTATAGTCAGCCCATGCCAGACTTTAAAGCTTTCTACAACCAACGGAAACGATGGTCAGCGGGTGGCAAAGAAGTCGGGCTTTACGGCAAATCCTTAATGTTTATTTCAGTCATGGTTCACATGTTGATTCCGATTTCATTTTTTGTTTGTGATCTGCGGTTTTCTTTCTTAGCACTAATAATCGTTTTGTTAGCAGATTTCGGCTTACTTTGTAGAACTACCGGGTTGGTGCAGCGGCGGGATTTGTTAAAATATTTCCTGCTCTGGGAGGGATTTTATTTTTTGTATACAATCATGTTTACGCCGGTGCTTTTGTTCCCGACGACTGTTAAGTGGAAAAATATTTCGTATTCATGGAAATTTAATTGGAAACTAAAAAAAATGTCTGGGTAGCAGAACTCGCCAGAGTTCTGGTCTACCAAACCCGAAGTGTGGTCACTTCGGCTACAAATAAGTTTTAGAAAATGAATCACTATTTGCTGGATTTTAATTTCCCTTTTTTTGAGTTTACTGTTTTGTTTCTGCTTTACGCCGAAACTCACTACTCCTTCAAAGGCATTTACAGCCGCCTGAAAAAGATGGAGCCGGAAATTATTGCCGACGTACCACATCGAATTAAACAGGGACACCCAATTCCAGTCTTATTGCTGATTAAAGACGCTCACCAATACCCGATTGAACTGAATAGTGTTCACATTAATTTATTTTCAAAAGAGAAAAAAGAATTCTTCCCATTTGAATTCAACGCTTTAAAAATAAATGAGAAGTTCTGGCAT
Protein-coding regions in this window:
- a CDS encoding polysaccharide deacetylase family protein — protein: MSLLPKIIRSMPDENIYLTFDDGPDENITPRLLELLSKHKIKATFFMVGQKAERYPEIVLQIHKNGHAIGNHSYTHPHLIFKSKESIEEEIKRTDEAVFEITGKRPTLFRPPHGQFGFAVLSILKSTNHRMVLWSASSQDYKVKTSTEKIQARMKKYVRPGKIVLMHDGHLQSHHMLEALKNSLDRFKEKNLKFSALLN
- a CDS encoding methyltransferase domain-containing protein, which encodes MSALIQTLPPENHPNYRLWSNYAEFAKDRGRLVCDILESFQPLNGLKILDIGCGEGGSSLAVAERGAQITAIDFDPRRVSKFRQKVFTAGIDLSIEVGNAQNLNFPNEAFDCILLQDVLEHLPYPEKAVQEINRVLKRNGLVYISTPNRWSPLNFISDPHWNLPIVSVLPRKGATYFITKIIQREKFPREDFAALLSIFKIRRLFKDANFTLTFVNKRVAGELFTNPQAVVNSELHLKVVKLLKKLKLQKLILSTVNDKFGFFNALFNPTWYLVARKIDRIDTICRIKFKNPNKYSPCFILSNLSKS
- a CDS encoding glycosyltransferase, with the protein product MPELLQILALISIAFYLSTLIFLMTGFLRIKNTQAEFQPKVSVVVAARNEERNLRNCLNSLLAQTYPKELTQLVVVDDRSTDDTPNILKQFNSQHNVLGIRISEAQNGISPKKLALRQGIASANGKLIFTTDADCSPPPDWLSQTVQLFKDDVGLVIGPAPFIEESNSWSRLLCLDNFATAFVAAGAAGWNIGVTCTGRNLAYRKSVFKQVNGFQKIGHSLSGDDDLFLQTVKKQTDWKINYSLSPNTSVTSSAAKSLSEYILQRRRHVSASKYYSKPIQTSYLLFNFANLVLFGFFALSLFFQKYLFLAAFIFGTKFIVDFLSLYLITKKFDSRHLLYLFPLWEIFFLLNQAVISPLGLVGKVRWKE
- a CDS encoding glycosyltransferase, whose amino-acid sequence is MQIILLLIFLSVLTYALQSVLIYIGTRRLNYPKTNHFPKISILVALRDEEQTLEACVESLLQLDYPKKSLRILLINDRSSDRTSELVEKIKSKSDVIETLHIKTGIPGLSGKANAIAQGMENCSGELILVTDGDCRVPANWAKTHAAYYQKDVGLVGGFTLLDKKNDPSYLFGKIQSLDWAYLLSVGSGFMGFGIPLSVLGNNFSFRRQAYEEVGGYRNMGFTIIEDFALMKTLVKKTLWKVLYPIDSKMLVYSQPMPDFKAFYNQRKRWSAGGKEVGLYGKSLMFISVMVHMLIPISFFVCDLRFSFLALIIVLLADFGLLCRTTGLVQRRDLLKYFLLWEGFYFLYTIMFTPVLLFPTTVKWKNISYSWKFNWKLKKMSG
- a CDS encoding C40 family peptidase encodes the protein MNCLGLKPNPKFKEHGASEIEAPRERNYTLRKNGEYSSSFERGLIVAIKSYLGVPYRFGGTTISGMDCSGFVSAVYRDAVDLKLPHRARSMFKLGRSIESERLGFGDLVFFENIENYGVSHVGIYVGDGKFAHASSSRGIVISEFKLDYYRKRYIGARRVYGR
- the larA gene encoding nickel-dependent lactate racemase, which codes for MAEITLAFGHEKLKFDLASKHFLEVLKPKDFVSNQSPEDLISRSLNNPTHSKPFAQIFRANHKTLILVPDKTRNCGAQVFLPVLIERLNRSGVTDSDIKIMLANGSHTSHTTEEIEKIVGPKILDRIEIVEHDSKNSNELTFLGTTKFETPIFINRQVLAADFVMVAGAALHHYFAGYGGGPKMINPGCAGYETITKNHALTIDSENGTMHPRCRAGVLEGNPVQEDIEDSMRFVKVDFLFETILNEQGEIAKVVCGDLVRAHKEACEIVDAHYKIPIHEKAELVVVSCGGFPKDINFIQAHKSIQNAFQAVKEGGVILVLAECEQGVGSDTFLDWFNYPDESSFRGALANNFTLNATTALSLKMKTRAVKIVLVSTLPENLVVKLAMLPAADLDEGWKIAGKLLSDNFKCFVIPNGSLTLPQLIS
- a CDS encoding SPASM domain-containing protein, which codes for MKEIPLKFLINTITLKRLWNAGLAITSYFLSSVLKRNFVWGRPFILTVEPTNICNLKCPLCVTGNGKMSRKAGLLDFETFKKIIDESGCYLFYLLLYQQGEPYINKDFLRFVEYAKNKRIFVTTSTNAHYLDPETAQRTVTSGLDSIIVSIDGSDQESYETYRVDGNLEKVKKGVQNLVREKIKQNSKTPLIYIQFIVMRHNEHQIGEMEKLTKDLGADKLLIKTVQVETLKEAKEWLPGEKDLRRYQLEGDLLKPKRVGAGPCPRPWTSSLVNWDGSVVPCCFDKNAHHKFGSVQVENEFDKIWRSKKYGNFRTKMLTDRSSLDICSNCSQGLRLYL
- a CDS encoding flippase-like domain-containing protein, with amino-acid sequence MTLAFLINSVKPGTLINVFDTAKWSYLGVAFIIIVPNILVQVWKWLYILKLANSSVSFTTAFKSLLVGYPLGFVTPGRLGEIGRALYVKEISQNKTFRLFILDKLTNLVVTLLFGAVGILILFQTQLTPVFKVMIWVIPCLITGLLLYSICFTSPVILIGRLTKMHHYCRKNHLILLAFSILFYFIFLVQYLLLALNFGTISIFTASEAAASVFLAKTILPISFSDLGIREGAAVYFFGKIGVSAAAALNASLLLFLFNVAIPAIAGLPILLKTKRSL
- a CDS encoding glycosyltransferase, coding for MLFYSILLIFLTFLYAVALLKLQGGFKNLKAGQNKTQPNVSVVIAARNEADTIGRCLHAVLNQTYPKDKVEIIVIDDRSEDGTFEVIQKLAGTNCQIKLLQIKDRSAHLAPKKRAIDLGIQNASGEIIVTTDADCQPGPDWISKLIKHFEPNVGMVAGFNPYKTENRSLFYQMLSLDYFAMASVSAASAGLNYPLSCTGGNLAYRKRVYLETGGFTKFSNWVSGDDDFFLEQIRENSNWEICYATNPKTSVPTAPPETFKDFVQQRIRYASKCGHYSPKVTLGLVGIYLMNLLILIGPILSIVKPQILLVWLTGWAFKTLSEFIFLKRGEKEFQMHFKSNLFLFTVVLHPFYIVLAGLLGQFSTFHWKGDQYSGKMPKSGLIEETI